The Saccharopolyspora gloriosae genome window below encodes:
- a CDS encoding SDR family NAD(P)-dependent oxidoreductase gives MTLNNSNRLQGKVALVTGAAKGIGAGIAKEFAAAGASVVVNYASDAEGAQKVVSHIRDSGGTAVAVQGDVSAREDVERVFGEVVHTYGRLDVVVNNAAVYFAEPVEDASQEHISHQLSVNVLGPILTVQEALKHFGPDGGSIINIGSLDSARAVPGMSVYAATKGAVDAFTRVLAAELGPRGVRVNTLAPGGVETEGIHAAGFMGSDAEKEMIERTPLGRMGQPQDLARVAVFFASDDAAWVTGERLTASGGLRS, from the coding sequence ATGACTCTTAACAACTCGAACAGGTTGCAAGGAAAGGTCGCACTTGTGACCGGTGCCGCCAAGGGGATCGGGGCCGGCATCGCGAAGGAGTTCGCCGCTGCCGGGGCCTCGGTCGTGGTCAACTACGCCTCCGATGCCGAGGGGGCGCAGAAAGTGGTGAGCCACATCCGCGACAGCGGGGGGACGGCGGTCGCGGTTCAGGGTGACGTTTCCGCTCGCGAGGATGTCGAACGCGTCTTCGGCGAAGTCGTGCACACCTACGGTCGGCTGGACGTCGTGGTCAACAACGCCGCGGTGTACTTCGCGGAGCCGGTCGAAGACGCGTCGCAGGAGCACATCTCGCACCAGCTATCGGTCAACGTGCTCGGGCCCATCCTCACGGTGCAGGAGGCGCTCAAGCATTTCGGGCCCGATGGCGGCTCGATCATCAATATCGGGTCGCTCGACAGCGCTCGCGCGGTTCCCGGGATGTCGGTCTACGCCGCGACCAAGGGGGCTGTCGACGCATTCACCAGGGTGCTGGCGGCCGAGCTGGGACCCCGTGGGGTCAGGGTCAACACCCTTGCCCCAGGAGGTGTGGAGACCGAGGGGATCCATGCCGCGGGCTTCATGGGAAGCGATGCCGAAAAAGAGATGATCGAGCGCACTCCGCTAGGGCGGATGGGGCAGCCGCAAGACCTGGCGAGGGTCGCGGTGTTCTTCGCCTCCGACGACGCGGCGTGGGTCACCGGTGAGCGCCTCACCGCGTCGGGCGGCCTTCGGAGCTAG